One window from the genome of Pseudomonadota bacterium encodes:
- a CDS encoding sel1 repeat family protein: MSKLFRHCLFLLIAALLCLPAQAFAADKSYKKPTKIPVYPDPVYKPLYEDADHPLAVLMDMAEQDGDARAQFILGDLYSKGKGGFAKDLKEAARWFEASARSGYIHSYLRLAALAVKRGDRVAAYQWYSLGEDRATRKDKELRNFMRARMDDLKNGKKALSRDDIRLAAKNGKDWWRGKTATVQKKRRYNH, from the coding sequence ATGAGCAAGCTATTCCGTCATTGTCTGTTTCTCCTGATTGCGGCCTTGCTGTGCCTGCCTGCACAGGCCTTTGCTGCGGATAAAAGCTATAAAAAACCGACAAAGATTCCGGTTTATCCCGACCCTGTTTACAAACCGCTTTATGAGGATGCCGACCACCCGCTTGCCGTGCTGATGGATATGGCGGAACAGGATGGCGATGCCCGTGCGCAATTTATTCTGGGTGATCTGTACAGCAAAGGCAAAGGCGGCTTTGCCAAGGATTTAAAAGAAGCGGCGCGCTGGTTTGAAGCAAGCGCCCGTTCCGGCTATATTCACAGCTATTTGCGTCTGGCGGCGCTGGCGGTAAAGCGCGGCGACCGCGTTGCGGCCTATCAATGGTACAGCCTGGGTGAAGACCGTGCGACCCGCAAAGACAAGGAACTCCGCAACTTTATGCGCGCCCGCATGGATGATTTGAAAAACGGTAAAAAAGCTTTGTCCCGCGATGATATCCGCCTTGCGGCAAAAAACGGCAAAGACTGGTGGCGCGGCAAAACCGCCACCGTGCAGAAAAAGCGGCGCTATAACCACTAA
- a CDS encoding DUF2794 domain-containing protein: MAQFFSLYGRWYPGQKVTFNKHELSQILSIYGLRVQRGEWRDYALDSTYDTAMFSIFRSSNEKPAFVVAKTVPRNHKKQAKFSVSTENKTLIQSNSLMEALTVFHEKDKEKKK; encoded by the coding sequence ATGGCACAGTTTTTCAGTCTTTACGGGCGCTGGTATCCGGGGCAAAAAGTCACCTTTAACAAACATGAGCTTAGCCAAATTCTGTCCATCTACGGCTTGCGCGTGCAGCGGGGCGAATGGCGCGATTACGCGCTGGATTCCACTTATGACACGGCGATGTTTTCGATCTTTCGCAGCAGCAATGAAAAACCCGCCTTTGTCGTTGCCAAAACCGTGCCGCGCAATCACAAAAAACAGGCGAAATTTTCCGTTTCCACGGAGAATAAAACCCTGATCCAGAGCAACAGCCTGATGGAAGCCCTGACTGTTTTCCACGAGAAAGACAAAGAAAAAAAGAAATGA
- a CDS encoding NAD-glutamate dehydrogenase: protein MSQAQKKTKAAAMNKKKSPAKPADSFFSHFKKHVSTSDWLRIGDADMGKLIKNLYGWVEKRQAKHHKIRVYNVDEKIHGWQCNNTVIEIINDDMPFLIDSVASELGHQNFQIAYLFHPVLAIDRKKSGLVEKVGNNIEEARLRGGLESVIHIQLEQFLPASACAHLEKQLSGILDDVRLATTDWKLMLARLRDVINTIDIKQADGGEHEHNIEAIDFLEYVYKNNFTLLGYREYQFAAGKKSGDVDVRIAKDSALGLLREGHYPFDVALKKREYEQMQQDENTVVVSKWIDQYSTVHRRVPFDVINVKVVDNKGRVIGQHVFIGLFTSSTYSCRTLEVPLVRKKVRETLALAKFGSDSHDRKALEHILEKYPRDELFQVSVAELTKTSIGILDLQERQRVALFARKDPLERYVSCLVYIPRDIYDTRFRRSIETVLEARLQGVCTNYHITLDDSPLARGLFTILTDPEQLTKFDAEAVEQELIEIGQSWQEKLGQELINRYGKKTGAVYAHSYAEAFPPAYQDNYGIIGAVKDIPRIETLLEQKDLEIAVDLYQDKTSAGDGTYHLKIYHQSHPVRLSDIMTALENMGLDAISEMPFKVRPGRGTKEPVWVHDFLVSPRHRVSFELEEIKEVFEKAFLRIWDEVAENDALNELVLQAGLNWREVLIVRSYTSYLKQARFAYSRRYLETVLTEHAEAVRDLVGLYKALHNPKLAAKKRAAEADKFRGKLEARLNDVTKLDHDRILRAYWTLVEKTLRTNYYQRDENGKIRPCLSVKLDSKNIDFVPRPRPHVEIFVYSARVEAVHLRGGKIARGGIRWSDRHDDFRTEILGLMKAQMVKNAVIVPVGAKGGFIVKNPPTEGGRDAFLAEGIACYQLFVQSLLDLTDNNNLGKIEPPANTVRYDDDDPYLVVAADKGTATFSDIANKLSTKAGFWLDDAFASGGSAGYDHKVMGITARGAWESVKRHFREMGKDIQKEDFTAIGVGDMGGDVFGNGMLLSKHTRLVGAFNHLHIFCDPDPDAAASFKERQRLFKARGGWDQYDKSKISKGGAVYLRSEKSLTLTPEIKACFDIRKDKVTPDELMHAMLKTDVELLWFGGIGTFVKSAAESHADADDRSNDAVRVNGREIRAAVIGEGANLGMTQDARVEYAHYGGRLNTDFIDNSAGVDCSDHEVNIKILLNAVERNTKHKMSRAKRNTLLEKMTDEVGSLVLDDNYQQNQALSMAEYRAAGQLSLYGALLRDFEKQGVFDRKLEHLPDEETIGRMLQDNRGLTRPELSVVLSYTKIVLFQNLLESDLPDEKGMEDWLDIYFPKPLEKYRTEILNHGLRREIIATMLANALVNRMGPVFIKSREAKTGAGQVAIVKAFLIMMRAFDVPKLWDAIEALDNKVPSKVQISALSEIYILLKHTITWLLRRPRPMGSVTEEVAQLSKGITEISGVVRDLIPHYVRDRVEARRESLKEQGMPDKLATDIASIRLLDAAPDIINIDQSCKGSLKAIAGVYFDVGQVLRLDWLRQQCLSLKTENHWQARALSGMVDEFYKYQALLTEKIATEYGCSGRKGDLGKWQQDHEEKLQNIEHLVSEIDRSPAIDIPMLMLAAQAVRQFTE from the coding sequence ATGTCCCAAGCGCAGAAAAAAACAAAGGCAGCAGCCATGAATAAAAAGAAATCCCCCGCAAAACCTGCAGACAGCTTTTTCAGTCATTTCAAAAAACATGTGTCGACAAGCGATTGGCTCAGAATCGGCGATGCGGATATGGGCAAGCTGATCAAGAATCTCTATGGCTGGGTTGAAAAGCGGCAGGCCAAGCATCACAAAATCCGCGTCTATAATGTCGATGAAAAAATCCATGGCTGGCAATGCAATAATACGGTGATTGAAATCATCAATGATGATATGCCTTTCCTGATTGACTCGGTTGCGTCAGAGCTGGGGCATCAGAATTTTCAGATTGCCTATCTGTTTCACCCGGTGCTGGCGATTGACCGCAAAAAAAGCGGTTTGGTCGAAAAGGTCGGGAATAATATTGAAGAAGCGCGTTTGCGCGGCGGGCTGGAATCCGTCATTCATATTCAACTGGAACAATTTCTGCCGGCCAGTGCCTGCGCGCATCTGGAAAAACAGCTCTCCGGCATTCTGGATGATGTCCGGCTTGCGACAACGGATTGGAAGCTGATGCTGGCGCGTCTGCGTGACGTCATCAATACGATTGACATCAAGCAGGCTGACGGCGGCGAACATGAACACAATATCGAGGCCATCGATTTCCTCGAATATGTGTATAAAAACAATTTCACCCTGCTGGGCTATCGTGAATACCAGTTTGCCGCCGGCAAAAAAAGCGGCGATGTCGATGTGCGTATTGCCAAAGACAGTGCGCTGGGGCTGTTGCGCGAGGGGCATTATCCTTTTGATGTGGCGCTGAAGAAACGCGAATATGAGCAGATGCAGCAAGATGAGAATACGGTCGTCGTCAGTAAATGGATTGACCAGTATTCGACAGTGCACCGGCGCGTTCCCTTTGATGTCATCAATGTAAAAGTTGTCGATAACAAAGGCCGCGTCATCGGGCAGCATGTTTTTATCGGCTTATTCACCTCCAGCACTTATTCCTGCCGGACACTGGAAGTGCCGCTTGTCCGCAAAAAAGTGCGTGAAACGCTGGCGCTGGCGAAATTCGGCAGCGACTCCCATGACCGCAAGGCGCTGGAACATATTTTGGAGAAATATCCGCGGGACGAGCTGTTTCAGGTTTCCGTCGCGGAATTGACAAAAACCAGTATCGGGATTCTCGATTTGCAGGAACGGCAGCGCGTGGCTCTGTTTGCGCGTAAAGACCCGCTGGAACGCTATGTGTCCTGCCTTGTCTATATTCCGCGCGATATTTATGATACGCGCTTTCGCCGCAGTATCGAAACCGTGCTGGAAGCACGTTTGCAAGGTGTTTGCACAAATTATCACATTACGCTGGATGACAGCCCGCTGGCGCGCGGCCTGTTCACCATTTTGACGGATCCGGAACAGCTGACGAAATTTGACGCGGAAGCCGTTGAACAGGAGCTGATCGAGATCGGCCAAAGCTGGCAGGAAAAGCTCGGTCAAGAGCTGATCAACCGCTACGGCAAGAAAACAGGCGCTGTTTATGCCCATAGCTATGCCGAGGCCTTTCCTCCGGCCTATCAGGATAATTACGGCATCATCGGTGCGGTGAAGGATATTCCGCGGATCGAAACCCTGCTTGAGCAGAAAGATCTGGAGATCGCCGTTGATCTTTATCAGGATAAAACCAGCGCCGGTGACGGCACCTATCACTTGAAAATCTATCACCAGAGCCATCCGGTGCGCCTGTCCGATATTATGACGGCACTGGAAAATATGGGGCTGGATGCGATTTCGGAAATGCCGTTCAAGGTACGCCCGGGGCGCGGCACGAAAGAGCCGGTCTGGGTCCATGATTTTCTGGTCTCGCCGCGACACAGAGTCAGTTTTGAACTGGAGGAAATCAAGGAAGTCTTTGAAAAAGCCTTTTTGCGCATCTGGGACGAAGTTGCGGAAAATGACGCGCTGAACGAACTGGTTCTGCAGGCGGGTCTGAACTGGCGCGAAGTCCTGATTGTGCGCAGCTATACCAGCTATTTGAAACAGGCACGCTTTGCCTATAGCCGCCGCTATCTGGAAACGGTGCTGACGGAACATGCCGAAGCCGTGCGTGATCTGGTCGGTTTGTATAAGGCGCTGCATAATCCGAAACTGGCGGCAAAGAAACGCGCTGCGGAGGCCGATAAATTCCGCGGAAAGCTGGAAGCCAGACTCAATGACGTCACAAAACTGGACCATGACCGTATTCTGCGCGCCTATTGGACACTGGTCGAAAAGACCTTGCGCACCAATTACTACCAGCGCGATGAAAACGGCAAAATTCGTCCCTGTTTGTCGGTAAAGCTGGACAGCAAGAATATTGATTTTGTGCCGCGTCCGCGTCCGCATGTCGAAATTTTTGTCTATTCCGCGCGGGTCGAGGCCGTGCATCTGCGCGGCGGTAAAATCGCCCGCGGCGGTATCCGCTGGTCCGACCGCCATGATGATTTCCGTACCGAAATTCTGGGGCTGATGAAGGCGCAGATGGTCAAGAACGCGGTTATCGTTCCCGTCGGGGCAAAGGGCGGCTTTATCGTCAAAAACCCGCCGACCGAAGGCGGGCGCGATGCGTTTCTTGCCGAAGGAATCGCCTGTTACCAGCTTTTTGTGCAATCGCTGCTGGATCTGACGGATAATAATAATTTGGGTAAAATCGAACCGCCGGCAAATACCGTGCGCTATGATGATGACGACCCCTATCTGGTTGTTGCGGCGGATAAGGGAACGGCGACCTTTTCGGATATCGCGAATAAATTATCGACCAAGGCCGGGTTCTGGCTGGATGACGCTTTCGCTTCCGGCGGCTCTGCCGGATATGACCATAAAGTCATGGGGATTACCGCCCGCGGTGCATGGGAATCCGTGAAACGCCATTTCCGTGAAATGGGCAAAGATATCCAGAAAGAGGATTTCACAGCCATCGGCGTCGGTGATATGGGCGGCGATGTGTTCGGCAACGGCATGCTGCTGTCCAAACATACCCGTCTGGTCGGGGCCTTCAACCATCTTCATATTTTCTGCGACCCCGATCCTGATGCGGCGGCCAGCTTTAAAGAACGTCAGCGACTGTTCAAGGCGCGCGGCGGCTGGGATCAATATGATAAAAGCAAGATATCGAAAGGCGGTGCCGTTTACTTACGTTCGGAGAAATCTCTGACCCTGACGCCGGAAATCAAAGCCTGTTTCGATATCCGCAAGGATAAAGTCACACCGGACGAGTTGATGCATGCGATGCTGAAAACCGATGTCGAGCTGTTATGGTTCGGCGGTATCGGTACCTTTGTCAAAAGCGCGGCGGAAAGTCATGCCGATGCGGATGACCGCAGCAATGATGCGGTGCGTGTCAACGGGCGTGAAATCCGCGCGGCAGTCATCGGTGAAGGTGCTAATCTGGGCATGACACAGGATGCGCGCGTGGAATATGCGCATTATGGCGGCCGTTTGAACACCGATTTTATTGATAATTCCGCCGGTGTGGACTGTTCGGATCACGAGGTCAATATCAAAATTCTGCTGAATGCGGTGGAACGCAATACAAAACACAAAATGAGCCGCGCCAAGCGCAACACATTGCTGGAGAAAATGACCGATGAAGTCGGCAGTCTGGTGCTGGACGATAATTACCAGCAAAATCAGGCGCTCTCGATGGCGGAATACCGCGCTGCCGGTCAGCTGTCGCTTTACGGAGCCTTGCTGCGTGATTTTGAAAAACAGGGCGTTTTTGACCGCAAACTGGAACATCTGCCGGATGAGGAAACCATCGGCCGCATGTTGCAGGATAACCGCGGCTTGACGCGGCCGGAACTTTCGGTCGTGCTGTCCTATACGAAAATCGTGCTGTTCCAGAATTTGCTGGAGTCCGACCTGCCGGATGAAAAAGGTATGGAAGATTGGCTGGATATCTATTTCCCGAAACCTCTGGAAAAATACCGCACGGAAATTCTAAACCACGGGCTGCGCCGCGAAATTATCGCGACCATGCTGGCAAATGCGCTGGTCAACCGTATGGGGCCGGTCTTTATCAAATCGCGTGAAGCCAAAACAGGGGCGGGGCAGGTGGCCATCGTCAAGGCTTTCCTGATTATGATGCGGGCCTTTGATGTGCCGAAACTATGGGATGCGATCGAGGCGCTGGATAATAAAGTGCCGAGCAAAGTGCAGATTTCAGCCTTGAGCGAAATCTACATATTGCTGAAACATACCATTACCTGGCTGTTGCGGCGTCCGCGCCCGATGGGCTCCGTGACGGAGGAGGTGGCGCAATTGTCAAAAGGCATCACGGAAATTTCCGGCGTGGTGCGTGACCTGATCCCGCATTATGTGCGTGACCGTGTCGAAGCACGCCGCGAAAGCCTGAAAGAGCAGGGCATGCCCGACAAGCTGGCAACGGATATTGCAAGTATCCGCCTGCTGGATGCCGCGCCTGATATCATCAATATCGATCAGTCCTGCAAGGGCAGCTTAAAAGCGATCGCCGGCGTTTATTTCGATGTCGGACAGGTTCTGCGCCTTGACTGGCTGCGTCAGCAATGTCTGTCCCTGAAAACGGAAAATCATTGGCAGGCACGTGCTTTGAGCGGCATGGTCGATGAATTTTACAAATATCAGGCGCTGTTGACGGAAAAAATCGCGACCGAATACGGCTGTTCGGGACGAAAGGGCGATCTGGGCAAATGGCAGCAGGATCATGAAGAAAAATTGCAGAATATTGAACATCTGGTCTCGGAAATTGACCGCTCCCCGGCGATTGATATCCCGATGCTGATGCTGGCGGCGCAGGCCGTGCGGCAGTTTACGGAATAG
- a CDS encoding NADP-dependent isocitrate dehydrogenase, whose amino-acid sequence MSKIKVKNPIVEIDGDEMTRIIWKMIKDTLILPYLDVDLKYFDLGIEKRDETDDQITIDAANAIKEHGVGVKCATITPDEARVEEFGLKKMWKSPNGTIRNILGGTVFREPIICSNIPRYVPGWTQPIVIGRHAFGDQYRATDIKVPGKGKLTLTFQPEDGGAPEVHEIFDFTGPGIAMGMYNLDDSIRGFARACFNYGLQRGYPVYLSTKNTILKTYDGRFKDLFQEVFDAEFKAEFDKRDLTYEHRLIDDMVACAIKWEGGFVWACKNYDGDVQSDVVAQGFGSLGLMTSVLLTPDGKTVEAEAAHGTVTRHYRLHQDGKPTSTNPIASIFAWTQGLRYRGQFDGTPEVIEFAETLERVCVETVENGHMTKDLALLVGHDQKWLTTQEFMAKLTENLEAAMGKAKAA is encoded by the coding sequence ATGAGCAAAATCAAAGTCAAAAATCCGATCGTCGAAATCGACGGCGATGAAATGACCCGCATTATCTGGAAGATGATCAAAGACACGCTGATCCTTCCCTATCTTGATGTTGATCTGAAATATTTTGATCTCGGCATCGAAAAACGCGATGAAACCGATGACCAGATCACGATTGATGCCGCCAATGCCATCAAAGAACACGGCGTCGGCGTTAAATGCGCAACCATCACCCCCGATGAAGCCCGCGTTGAGGAATTCGGATTGAAGAAAATGTGGAAATCGCCCAACGGCACAATCCGTAACATTCTGGGCGGCACGGTTTTCCGCGAGCCGATTATCTGCTCCAACATTCCGCGCTATGTTCCCGGCTGGACGCAACCGATTGTTATCGGCCGTCACGCTTTCGGTGACCAGTACCGCGCCACGGATATCAAAGTACCGGGCAAAGGCAAATTGACCCTGACCTTCCAACCGGAAGACGGCGGCGCACCGGAAGTCCATGAAATTTTCGATTTCACAGGCCCCGGTATCGCCATGGGTATGTATAACCTTGACGACTCCATCCGCGGCTTTGCCCGTGCCTGCTTTAACTACGGTTTGCAGCGCGGCTATCCCGTTTATCTTTCCACAAAGAATACGATCCTGAAAACCTATGACGGCCGTTTCAAGGATCTGTTCCAGGAAGTTTTCGACGCGGAATTCAAAGCGGAATTCGACAAGCGTGATCTGACTTATGAACACCGCCTGATTGACGATATGGTCGCCTGCGCGATCAAATGGGAAGGCGGCTTTGTCTGGGCTTGTAAAAACTATGACGGTGACGTGCAGTCGGATGTTGTTGCACAGGGTTTCGGCTCTCTCGGCCTGATGACCTCGGTTCTGCTGACGCCCGACGGGAAAACCGTCGAAGCCGAAGCCGCACATGGTACGGTGACGCGCCATTACCGCCTGCATCAGGACGGCAAGCCGACCTCGACAAACCCGATCGCCTCGATCTTTGCATGGACGCAAGGTCTGCGTTATCGCGGTCAGTTCGACGGAACGCCGGAAGTGATTGAATTCGCCGAAACGCTGGAGCGCGTCTGCGTCGAGACCGTTGAAAACGGTCACATGACAAAAGACCTTGCCCTGCTGGTCGGACATGACCAAAAATGGCTGACGACACAGGAATTCATGGCAAAACTGACTGAAAATCTGGAAGCCGCCATGGGAAAGGCTAAAGCCGCTTAA
- a CDS encoding thioredoxin family protein, with the protein MALTHTPLCDTSFSAPDFSLKGVDGKAYTLEDVKGENGTLVMFICNHCPYVKAIITQLVQDAKALQENGIGVIAIMPNDTANYPDDSFENMQIFAKENGFTFPYVIDEKQDVAHAYHAVCTPDFFGFNKDLELHYRGRLDDVTPSRAATAETKRELLDGMLKIAETGQGPEHQTASMGCSIKWRNEDAA; encoded by the coding sequence ATGGCTCTGACACACACACCGCTTTGCGATACCTCTTTTAGCGCACCCGATTTTTCCCTGAAAGGCGTCGACGGCAAAGCCTACACGCTGGAGGATGTAAAAGGCGAAAACGGTACACTGGTCATGTTCATCTGCAATCACTGCCCTTATGTGAAGGCGATCATCACCCAGCTGGTGCAGGATGCGAAAGCATTGCAGGAAAACGGTATCGGTGTGATTGCGATCATGCCCAATGATACGGCGAATTACCCTGATGACAGTTTTGAAAATATGCAGATTTTCGCCAAGGAAAACGGCTTTACCTTCCCTTATGTCATTGATGAAAAGCAGGATGTCGCCCATGCCTATCATGCGGTCTGCACGCCTGATTTCTTCGGCTTTAACAAAGATCTGGAGCTGCATTACCGCGGACGTCTGGATGATGTCACACCCTCCCGCGCCGCAACGGCGGAGACGAAGCGCGAACTTCTGGACGGCATGCTGAAAATTGCCGAAACGGGGCAGGGACCGGAACATCAGACGGCCTCGATGGGCTGCTCCATCAAATGGCGGAATGAAGATGCGGCCTGA